The DNA sequence GAAAATGTATTTCATGCGATGATGATGCTGTCATCAATATCAGTGATTATCCGGCACTTTCCGTTCATAAAGTGGATGGTATTCTCGTAACCGCAGCAACCCTTCTTGGGGAAGACCATTTTTGGTTCGATGGCGAATACGGCGTCCTCCTCTATGGGATAGGTATGAGTGGCGGCTATGTAAGGAAACTCCGCGAGCTCAATACCGATACCGTGACCGAGAAACCTCACCTTGTGCGGCTTGTACCCCAGAAAATAGTCCCCGTAACCCAGTTTAT is a window from the Syntrophorhabdaceae bacterium genome containing:
- a CDS encoding M24 family metallopeptidase, whose product is KLGYGDYFLGYKPHKVRFLGHGIGIELAEFPYIAATHTYPIEEDAVFAIEPKMVFPKKGCCGYENTIHFMNGKCRIITDIDDSIIIA